A portion of the Stella humosa genome contains these proteins:
- a CDS encoding ABC transporter substrate-binding protein — protein MKRWILSTAVVLALAAHGAADAKTFRFSMPGDINGLDPHLNNESPTNAMKNNLYETLIFRDYELKLHPSLATEWQQTAPTVWRFKLRPGVKFHDGTPFTADDVVFSVARNNHAQSDLATYSSTIAEVKKIDDLTVDIVTNGPDPVLLQNLPAVFIMSKTWSEKNNTAAPVRGIVGNESYANRHVNGTGPFKLAERVPDTRTVLEPNKEWWGKVEHNLTRVELRPIANAATRVAALLSGEIDMMHPVPLQDVPRLKRTAGVKVLEGPELRTIFFGMDQHRDELMDMPGTGKNPFKDKRVRQAFYQAIDINAIQRVVMRGASTPTGIMIAPGIVGFSKEMNERYPFDPEGAKKLLTEAGYPNGFPVTLDCPNDRYVNDEAICQAVVPMLTRIGVQLKLNSQTKSKHFDKIGERQNWNTSFYMLGWTPGSYDAHNMLYNIISMGAGPGSGSNNSGRYNNPRVNDLTARIGVETDQEKRSAMIQEAMKIHKEDFGHIPLHQQALAWAIRDTVVTLPQAPNDALMVRFVKMK, from the coding sequence ATGAAACGGTGGATTCTATCCACGGCGGTCGTGCTGGCGCTCGCCGCCCATGGCGCGGCCGACGCCAAGACCTTCCGGTTCTCCATGCCGGGCGACATCAACGGGCTCGATCCGCATCTCAACAACGAGAGCCCGACCAATGCGATGAAGAACAACCTCTACGAGACGTTGATCTTCCGCGACTACGAGCTGAAGCTGCATCCGTCGCTGGCGACCGAATGGCAGCAGACGGCACCCACCGTGTGGCGCTTCAAGCTGCGCCCCGGGGTGAAGTTCCACGACGGCACGCCCTTCACCGCCGATGACGTCGTCTTCTCGGTCGCGCGCAACAACCATGCGCAGTCGGACCTGGCGACCTACAGCTCGACCATCGCCGAGGTGAAGAAGATCGACGACCTGACGGTCGACATCGTCACCAACGGTCCCGACCCGGTGCTGCTGCAGAACCTGCCGGCCGTCTTCATCATGTCGAAGACCTGGTCGGAGAAGAACAACACCGCCGCCCCCGTCCGCGGCATCGTCGGCAACGAGAGCTATGCCAACCGCCACGTCAACGGCACCGGCCCCTTCAAGCTGGCCGAGCGCGTGCCGGACACGCGCACCGTGCTGGAGCCGAACAAGGAGTGGTGGGGCAAGGTCGAGCACAACCTGACCCGCGTCGAGTTGCGACCGATCGCCAATGCGGCCACCCGGGTAGCCGCCCTGCTGTCGGGCGAGATCGACATGATGCACCCCGTGCCCTTGCAGGACGTGCCGCGCCTGAAGCGCACGGCCGGCGTGAAGGTGCTGGAAGGGCCCGAGCTGCGGACGATCTTCTTCGGCATGGACCAGCATCGCGACGAGCTGATGGACATGCCGGGCACGGGCAAGAATCCGTTCAAGGACAAGCGCGTTCGGCAGGCCTTCTACCAGGCGATCGACATCAACGCGATCCAGCGGGTCGTCATGCGCGGCGCCTCGACGCCGACCGGCATCATGATCGCGCCGGGCATCGTCGGCTTCTCCAAGGAAATGAACGAGCGCTATCCGTTCGATCCCGAGGGCGCCAAGAAGCTGCTGACCGAGGCGGGATATCCCAACGGCTTCCCCGTCACCCTCGACTGCCCGAACGACCGCTACGTCAATGACGAGGCGATCTGCCAGGCCGTCGTGCCGATGCTGACCCGCATCGGCGTGCAGCTGAAGCTGAACTCGCAGACCAAGTCCAAGCACTTCGACAAGATCGGCGAGCGGCAGAACTGGAACACCAGCTTCTATATGCTGGGCTGGACGCCGGGCAGCTACGACGCCCACAACATGCTCTACAACATCATCTCGATGGGGGCGGGGCCGGGCTCGGGCTCGAACAACAGCGGGCGCTACAACAACCCGCGGGTGAACGACCTGACCGCCCGCATCGGCGTCGAGACCGACCAGGAGAAGCGGTCGGCGATGATCCAGGAGGCCATGAAGATCCACAAGGAGGACTTCGGCCACATCCCGCTGCACCAGCAGGCCCTGGCATGGGCCATCCGCGACACCGTCGTGACCCTGCCGCAGGCGCCCAACGATGCGCTGATGGTACGATTCGTGAAGATGAAGTAG
- a CDS encoding ABC transporter permease, translating into MIAFIIRRLLQSVIVMLVVSFVSFSMFNFLGDPINNMVGQDATEAERENLRRVLGLDKPFYLQFLVYLGNAIQGNFGTSYRLGMPVVNALAERLPATLELVFCAAGLALLVGVPLGVYTGLHRDRWLSKVFLTLSLIGISLPTFLIGILLILFFAVYLGWLPSFGRGDVVQLGFWSTGFFTLSGIKALVLPSITLALFQLTLVMRLVRAEMLEVLRTDYIKFARARGLSNRAVHFGHALANTMVPVITITGLQIGSLIAFAIVTETVFQWPGMGLLFLQAVQFVDIPVMSSYLVLIAFFFVAINLIVDLLYYFVDPRLRADRAVAGGH; encoded by the coding sequence ATGATCGCGTTCATCATCCGCCGGCTGCTGCAATCCGTGATCGTCATGCTGGTGGTGTCGTTCGTCTCCTTCAGCATGTTCAATTTCCTGGGCGACCCGATCAACAACATGGTCGGCCAGGATGCGACGGAGGCAGAGCGCGAGAACCTTCGCCGCGTGCTGGGGCTCGACAAGCCCTTCTACCTGCAGTTCCTGGTCTATCTGGGCAACGCCATCCAGGGGAACTTCGGCACCTCCTACCGGCTCGGCATGCCGGTGGTGAACGCGCTGGCCGAGCGCCTCCCGGCGACGCTGGAGCTGGTGTTCTGCGCGGCGGGCCTGGCCCTCCTGGTGGGCGTGCCGCTCGGCGTCTATACGGGCCTGCACCGCGACCGCTGGCTCAGCAAGGTGTTCCTCACCCTGTCGCTGATCGGCATCTCGCTGCCGACCTTCCTCATCGGCATCCTGCTCATCCTGTTCTTCGCCGTGTATCTCGGCTGGCTGCCGTCCTTCGGGCGCGGCGACGTGGTCCAGCTCGGCTTCTGGTCGACCGGCTTCTTCACGCTCTCGGGCATCAAGGCGCTGGTCCTGCCGTCGATCACGCTGGCGCTGTTCCAGCTAACGCTCGTCATGCGCCTGGTGCGGGCCGAGATGCTGGAGGTGCTGCGCACCGACTACATCAAGTTCGCGCGCGCCCGCGGCCTGTCCAACCGGGCGGTGCATTTCGGCCATGCGCTGGCGAACACGATGGTGCCGGTCATCACCATCACCGGCCTCCAGATCGGCTCGCTGATCGCGTTCGCGATCGTGACCGAGACGGTGTTCCAGTGGCCGGGCATGGGCCTGCTCTTCCTGCAGGCGGTGCAGTTCGTCGACATCCCGGTGATGTCGTCCTACCTGGTGCTGATCGCCTTCTTCTTCGTCGCGATCAACCTGATCGTCGACCTGCTCTACTACTTCGTCGACCCGCGACTGCGCGCCGATCGCGCCGTCGCCGGCGGCCACTGA
- a CDS encoding ABC transporter substrate-binding protein encodes MKIRIALAAALALAVAAPPVAAKTFKYSTTGDVIGMDPHINNEGPTNAMKDHIYEGLVTRHWDLAVRPALATEWTQVNPTTTRFKLRSGVTFHDGSPFTADDVVFSFDRIRGEQSDMKTYVTGVKEARKVDDLTVELVTEAPDPVLIQNLTLFHIMSKSWAQKHNTLLPLRGANAESFANRNANGTGPFKLAERVPDTRTVLVPNEKWWGTPEHNLTRVEFRPIGNAATRVAALLTGEIDMMFPVPLQDIPRLERTAGVKVLQGPELRTIFLGFDQFRDELLDMAGSGKNPFKDVRVRRAFYQAIDINAIHRVVMRGASTPTALMIAPGIAGFSKELNDRYPFDPDGAKKLLADAGYPSGFTVTLDCPNDRYVNDEAICQAVVPMLSRIGVQVRLNAQTKGLHFDKIGLKEGRRTSFYMLGWTPGTYDAHNMLYNIITLNAGPGSGANNSGRYTNPKVEELTKAIGQELDKEKRTAMIAEAMKIHKEDFGHIPLHQQALAWGVRETVAAIPQAANDAVMLKYVRMK; translated from the coding sequence ATGAAGATCAGGATCGCGCTCGCCGCCGCCTTGGCGCTGGCCGTGGCGGCGCCGCCGGTGGCGGCGAAGACGTTCAAGTATTCGACTACCGGCGATGTCATCGGCATGGACCCCCACATCAACAACGAGGGGCCGACCAATGCGATGAAGGACCATATCTACGAGGGGCTGGTCACCCGCCACTGGGACCTGGCGGTGCGGCCGGCGCTGGCGACCGAGTGGACCCAGGTCAACCCGACGACGACGCGCTTCAAGCTGCGCTCGGGCGTCACCTTCCATGACGGTTCGCCCTTCACGGCCGACGACGTCGTCTTCTCGTTCGACCGCATCCGCGGCGAACAGTCGGACATGAAGACCTACGTCACCGGCGTCAAGGAAGCGCGCAAGGTCGACGACCTGACGGTCGAACTGGTGACCGAGGCGCCGGACCCGGTGCTGATCCAGAACCTGACGCTCTTCCACATCATGTCGAAGAGCTGGGCGCAGAAGCACAACACGCTGCTGCCGCTGCGCGGCGCCAATGCCGAGAGCTTCGCCAACCGCAACGCCAACGGCACCGGCCCCTTCAAGCTGGCCGAGCGCGTGCCGGACACCCGCACGGTGCTGGTGCCCAACGAGAAGTGGTGGGGCACGCCCGAGCATAACCTGACCCGCGTCGAGTTCCGCCCGATCGGCAACGCCGCCACCCGCGTGGCCGCCCTGCTGACCGGCGAGATCGACATGATGTTCCCGGTGCCGCTGCAGGACATCCCGCGGCTGGAGCGCACCGCCGGCGTGAAGGTCCTCCAGGGGCCGGAACTGCGCACGATCTTCCTCGGCTTTGACCAGTTCCGCGACGAGCTGCTGGACATGGCGGGCTCGGGCAAGAACCCGTTCAAGGACGTCCGCGTGCGTCGCGCCTTCTACCAGGCGATCGACATCAACGCGATTCATCGCGTCGTCATGCGCGGCGCCTCGACGCCGACCGCGCTGATGATCGCGCCCGGCATCGCCGGCTTCTCCAAGGAGCTGAACGATCGCTATCCGTTCGATCCGGACGGGGCCAAGAAGCTGCTGGCGGACGCCGGCTATCCGTCGGGCTTCACCGTCACGCTCGATTGCCCGAACGACCGCTACGTCAATGACGAGGCGATCTGCCAGGCCGTCGTGCCGATGCTGAGCCGCATCGGCGTGCAGGTGCGCCTGAACGCCCAGACCAAGGGGCTGCATTTCGACAAGATCGGCCTGAAGGAAGGCCGCCGCACCAGCTTCTACATGCTCGGCTGGACCCCCGGGACGTACGACGCCCACAACATGCTCTACAACATCATCACGCTGAATGCCGGCCCGGGCTCGGGTGCCAATAATAGCGGCCGCTACACCAATCCCAAGGTGGAGGAGCTGACCAAGGCGATCGGCCAGGAGCTCGACAAGGAAAAGCGGACGGCGATGATCGCCGAGGCGATGAAGATCCACAAGGAGGACTTCGGCCACATCCCGCTGCACCAGCAGGCCCTGGCGTGGGGCGTGCGCGAGACCGTCGCGGCCATCCCGCAGGCGGCCAATGACGCGGTTATGCTCAAGTACGTTCGCATGAAGTAA
- a CDS encoding ABC transporter substrate-binding protein produces the protein MMRSRLLMAAAAIALLMAAPADAKTFRFSSSGDVNGLDPHVNNETPTNAMKNNLYEALIYRLPDLKLVPSLATEWKQTSPTVWRFKLRQGVKFHDGSPFTADDVAFSIKRNNHEQSGMGTYSASVVDVKKIDDFTVELVTNVPDPILDQNLPAVFIMSKTWAEKNNTTTPVRGIVGNESYANTHANGTGPFKVLERVPDTRTVLVPNKEWWGKVEHNLTRVELRPIANAATRVAALLSGEIDMMYPVPLQDVPRLKRTAGIKVLEGPELRTIFFGMDQWRPESLDMPGSGKNPFKDVRVRRAVYQAIDINAIQRVVMRGASTPTGLMIAPGINGFSKELNERYPLDPEGAKKLLAEAGYPEGFPVTLDCPNDRYVNDEAICQAVVPMLARIGVQVKLNSQTKSKHFDKIGQRSGNASSFYMLGWTPGSFDAHNMLFNILVTMNSGLPGAGANNSGRYSNARIDELTKLIGGETDQEKRNQMIYEAMKIHKEEFGHIPLHQQALAWGLRDSVVSMPQSPSDSAQVRFVKMK, from the coding sequence ATGATGCGATCTCGATTGCTGATGGCGGCTGCCGCCATCGCGCTGCTGATGGCTGCCCCAGCCGATGCCAAGACCTTCCGCTTCTCGTCGTCCGGTGACGTCAACGGGCTCGACCCGCACGTCAACAACGAGACGCCGACGAATGCGATGAAGAACAACCTCTACGAGGCCCTGATCTATCGCCTGCCGGACCTGAAGCTGGTCCCGTCGCTGGCGACCGAGTGGAAGCAGACCAGCCCCACGGTGTGGCGCTTCAAGCTGCGCCAGGGCGTGAAGTTCCATGACGGGTCGCCCTTCACGGCCGACGACGTTGCGTTTTCGATCAAGCGCAACAACCACGAACAGTCGGGCATGGGCACCTACAGTGCCTCCGTGGTCGACGTGAAGAAGATCGACGACTTCACGGTCGAGCTGGTCACCAACGTGCCGGACCCGATCCTCGACCAGAACCTGCCGGCCGTCTTCATCATGTCGAAGACCTGGGCCGAGAAGAACAACACCACGACCCCGGTACGCGGCATCGTCGGCAACGAGAGCTATGCCAACACCCATGCCAACGGCACCGGCCCGTTCAAGGTGCTGGAGCGCGTGCCCGATACCCGCACGGTGCTGGTCCCCAACAAGGAGTGGTGGGGCAAGGTCGAGCACAACCTTACCCGTGTCGAACTGCGGCCGATCGCCAATGCGGCCACCCGCGTGGCAGCGCTGCTGTCGGGCGAGATCGACATGATGTACCCCGTCCCGCTCCAGGACGTGCCGCGCCTGAAGCGCACGGCCGGCATCAAGGTGCTGGAAGGGCCGGAGCTGCGCACGATCTTCTTCGGCATGGACCAGTGGCGGCCGGAATCGCTCGACATGCCGGGTTCGGGCAAGAACCCGTTCAAGGACGTGCGGGTGCGCCGCGCCGTCTACCAGGCGATCGACATCAACGCCATCCAGCGGGTCGTCATGCGCGGCGCCTCGACGCCAACCGGCCTGATGATCGCGCCTGGCATCAACGGCTTCTCCAAGGAGCTGAACGAGCGCTATCCGCTCGATCCGGAAGGCGCCAAGAAGCTGCTGGCCGAGGCCGGATATCCGGAAGGCTTCCCCGTCACGCTCGATTGCCCCAACGACCGCTACGTCAATGACGAGGCGATCTGCCAGGCCGTCGTGCCGATGCTGGCCCGCATCGGCGTGCAGGTGAAGCTCAACTCGCAGACCAAGTCCAAGCACTTCGACAAGATCGGCCAGCGCTCGGGCAATGCCAGCAGCTTCTACATGCTGGGTTGGACGCCGGGCAGCTTCGATGCCCACAATATGCTGTTCAACATCCTGGTGACGATGAACAGCGGCCTGCCGGGTGCCGGCGCCAACAACAGCGGCCGCTATTCCAACGCGCGGATCGACGAGCTGACCAAGCTGATCGGCGGCGAGACCGACCAGGAAAAGCGCAACCAGATGATCTACGAGGCGATGAAGATCCATAAGGAGGAGTTCGGCCACATCCCGCTGCACCAGCAGGCACTGGCCTGGGGCCTGCGGGATTCGGTGGTGTCGATGCCCCAGTCGCCCAGCGATTCCGCCCAGGTGCGCTTCGTGAAGATGAAGTGA
- a CDS encoding ABC transporter substrate-binding protein — MSIRRLLLTTTAALVLAASATADAKVFRYSTSGDINGLDPHLNNEGPTNAMKNNLYEALIYRDYELKLQPSLATEWSQTGPTVWRFKLRQGVKFHDGTPFTADDVVFSVKRNNHEQSGMRTYSASIVDAKKIDDHTVDLITKAPDPILDQNLPAVFIMSKAWAEKHNTATPVQGIVGNETFANVNANGTGPFRMLDRVPDTRTVIVPNPDWWGKVEHNLTRVEFRPITNAATRVAALLSGEIDMMFPVPLQDVPRLKRSAGVKVLEGPELRTIFLGFDQWRDELKDMPGTGKNPFKDVRVRRAFYQAIDIQAIHRVVMRGASTPTGLMIAPGINGFSKELNDRYPFDPDGAKKLLADAGYPSGFPVTLDCPNDRYVNDEAICQAVVPMLARVGINIKLNSQTKSKHFDKIGTRSGNDTSFYMLGWTPGTYDAHNMLYNILMTRNQATGTGSNNSGRYSNTKLDELTNQIGSESDREKRNRMIYEAMKIHKEDFGHIPLHQQALAWGIRDNVAFLPQPPNDSVVIRAVRMK, encoded by the coding sequence ATGTCGATCAGACGACTGCTCCTGACGACGACGGCGGCCCTCGTGCTGGCCGCGTCCGCCACCGCAGACGCCAAGGTCTTCCGCTACTCGACTTCTGGGGACATCAACGGCCTGGACCCGCACCTCAACAACGAGGGTCCGACCAACGCGATGAAGAACAACCTCTACGAGGCCCTGATCTATCGCGACTATGAACTGAAACTGCAGCCGTCCCTGGCAACCGAATGGAGCCAGACCGGCCCGACCGTATGGCGCTTCAAGCTGCGCCAGGGCGTGAAGTTCCATGACGGTACGCCGTTCACGGCCGACGACGTCGTCTTTTCCGTCAAGCGCAACAACCACGAACAGTCGGGCATGCGCACCTACAGCGCATCCATCGTCGACGCCAAGAAGATCGACGACCATACGGTCGATCTGATCACCAAGGCGCCCGACCCGATCCTTGACCAGAACCTGCCGGCCGTCTTCATCATGTCGAAGGCCTGGGCCGAGAAGCACAACACGGCCACGCCGGTGCAGGGCATCGTCGGCAACGAAACCTTCGCCAACGTCAACGCCAACGGCACCGGGCCCTTCCGGATGCTGGACCGCGTGCCCGACACGCGCACCGTCATCGTCCCCAACCCGGACTGGTGGGGCAAGGTCGAGCACAACCTGACCCGCGTGGAGTTCCGGCCGATCACCAATGCGGCGACCCGCGTGGCAGCCCTGCTGTCGGGCGAGATCGACATGATGTTCCCCGTACCCCTTCAGGACGTGCCGCGCCTGAAGCGGTCGGCCGGGGTGAAGGTGCTGGAAGGGCCGGAACTCAGGACCATCTTCCTCGGCTTCGACCAGTGGCGCGACGAGCTGAAGGACATGCCGGGGACGGGCAAGAACCCGTTCAAGGACGTCCGCGTGCGCCGTGCGTTCTATCAGGCCATCGACATCCAGGCGATCCACCGCGTCGTCATGCGCGGCGCCTCGACGCCGACCGGGCTGATGATCGCGCCCGGCATCAACGGCTTCTCCAAGGAGTTGAACGACCGCTATCCGTTCGACCCCGATGGCGCCAAGAAGCTGCTGGCGGATGCCGGGTATCCCTCGGGCTTCCCCGTCACGCTCGACTGCCCGAACGACCGCTACGTCAATGACGAGGCGATCTGCCAGGCCGTCGTGCCGATGCTGGCCCGTGTCGGCATCAACATCAAGTTGAACTCGCAGACCAAGTCGAAGCACTTCGACAAGATCGGCACCCGGTCGGGCAACGATACCAGCTTCTACATGCTGGGCTGGACCCCCGGGACGTACGACGCCCACAACATGCTCTACAACATCCTGATGACCCGGAACCAGGCGACGGGGACGGGCTCCAACAACAGCGGCCGCTACTCCAACACGAAGCTCGACGAGCTGACCAACCAGATCGGCTCGGAGAGCGACCGCGAGAAGCGCAACCGCATGATCTACGAGGCCATGAAGATCCATAAGGAGGACTTCGGCCACATCCCGCTGCATCAGCAGGCGCTGGCCTGGGGCATCCGCGACAACGTCGCGTTCCTGCCGCAGCCGCCCAATGATTCGGTGGTGATCCGCGCCGTCCGGATGAAGTAG
- a CDS encoding ABC transporter substrate-binding protein: protein MSRLMAATAVALTLAAYGMAEAKTFRFSSSGDINGLDPHLNNEAPTNAMKNNVYETLIFRDYALKLLPALATEWKQTDPTTWRFKLRQGVKFHDGTPFTADDVIFSVKRNQHEQGAMRTASLTIKEVKKIDETTIDILTEGPNPILDQDLTSVFIMSKPWAEKNKTVTPVRGIVGNESYANTHTNGTGPFKILDRVPDTRTVLVPNPDWWNKKPEHNLTRVEFRPIANAATRVAALLSAEIDMMYPVPLQDIPRIERTAGIKVMQGPELRVVFLGMDQWRPELLDMPGSGKNPFKDKRVRQAMYQAIDADAMKRVVMRGVSIPTGLMVGQGATGYSKELDTRYPFDPDGAKKLLADAGYPSGFTVTLDCPNDRYVNDEATCQAVVPMLSRIGVTVKLNSQTKSKHFDKIGQRSGNNTSFYMLGWGTYDAYDMLYNIVMTVDATPGAGSNNSGRYSNPKVDELTKLIRVEVDQEKRNKMIYDAMKIHKEDFGHIPLHQPPLAWAARDSVASLPQAPNDYVMLRYVKMK, encoded by the coding sequence ATGAGCAGACTTATGGCGGCGACGGCAGTCGCCCTCACCTTGGCGGCCTACGGCATGGCCGAGGCCAAAACCTTCCGCTTCTCCTCTTCCGGCGACATCAACGGGCTCGATCCGCACCTCAACAACGAGGCGCCGACGAACGCGATGAAGAACAACGTCTACGAGACGCTGATCTTTCGCGACTATGCCCTGAAGCTGCTGCCGGCGCTGGCGACCGAGTGGAAGCAGACGGACCCCACGACCTGGCGCTTCAAGCTGCGCCAGGGCGTGAAGTTCCACGACGGCACGCCCTTCACGGCCGACGACGTGATCTTCTCGGTCAAGCGCAACCAGCATGAGCAAGGGGCGATGCGCACCGCTTCCTTGACCATCAAGGAAGTGAAGAAGATCGACGAGACCACGATCGACATCCTGACCGAGGGACCGAACCCGATCCTCGACCAGGACCTGACGTCGGTCTTCATCATGTCGAAGCCGTGGGCCGAGAAGAACAAGACGGTGACGCCGGTGCGCGGCATCGTCGGCAACGAAAGCTATGCCAACACCCATACCAACGGCACCGGGCCGTTCAAGATCCTGGACCGGGTGCCCGACACCCGCACGGTCCTGGTGCCCAACCCGGACTGGTGGAACAAGAAGCCCGAGCACAACCTGACCCGCGTCGAGTTCCGCCCGATCGCCAATGCGGCGACCCGCGTGGCCGCATTGCTGTCGGCCGAGATCGACATGATGTACCCGGTCCCGCTCCAGGACATTCCGCGGATCGAGCGTACGGCCGGCATCAAGGTGATGCAGGGGCCCGAACTGCGCGTCGTCTTCCTCGGCATGGACCAGTGGCGGCCCGAACTGCTGGACATGCCGGGCTCGGGCAAGAACCCGTTCAAGGACAAGCGCGTCCGCCAGGCGATGTACCAGGCGATCGATGCCGACGCGATGAAGCGCGTCGTCATGCGCGGCGTCTCCATTCCGACCGGCCTGATGGTCGGGCAGGGCGCCACCGGCTATTCCAAGGAACTTGACACCCGCTATCCCTTCGATCCCGATGGCGCCAAGAAGCTGCTGGCGGACGCAGGCTATCCGTCGGGCTTCACGGTCACGCTGGATTGCCCGAACGACCGCTACGTCAATGACGAGGCGACCTGCCAGGCCGTCGTGCCGATGCTGAGCCGCATCGGCGTGACGGTGAAGCTGAACTCGCAGACCAAGTCGAAGCACTTCGACAAGATCGGCCAGCGCTCGGGCAACAATACCAGCTTCTACATGCTGGGCTGGGGCACCTACGACGCCTATGACATGCTCTACAACATCGTCATGACGGTCGATGCCACGCCGGGTGCGGGCTCCAACAACAGCGGCCGCTACTCCAACCCCAAGGTCGACGAACTGACCAAGCTGATCCGCGTCGAAGTCGACCAGGAGAAGCGCAACAAGATGATCTACGACGCCATGAAGATTCATAAGGAGGACTTCGGCCACATCCCGTTGCACCAGCCGCCGCTTGCCTGGGCCGCCCGGGATTCGGTCGCGTCGCTGCCGCAGGCGCCGAACGACTATGTCATGCTGCGCTACGTCAAGATGAAGTAA
- a CDS encoding ABC transporter substrate-binding protein: MRRRFLLAAAATALVLAGAADAKTFRFSTSGDVNGLDPHLNNETPTNAMKHNLYEGLVYRNHKLEVEPALATEWSQTGPTTWRFKLRQGVTFHDGTPFKADDVIFSIARAGATTSAMRIFTQTIKEVRKVDDHTIDIETKVPDPILLSSLGYLWIMSKDWSEKNGTATPVQGIVGNESYANVHANGTGPFKVIDRVPDTRTVLVPFDKWWGKPEHNLTRVEFRPIANAATRVAALLSGELDMMYPVPLQDVPRLKRTGGVKVLEGPELRTIYIGMDQFRDELLDMPGSGKNPFKDRRVRQAFYQAIDVQAIHKVVMRGASTPTGLLIAPGINGFSKELNERFPFDPEGAKKLLADAGYPSGFTVTMDCSNDRYVNDEQICQAIAPMLARIGVTLKLNIQTKSKYFDKIGVRAGFNTSFFLHGWTPGTYDAHNGLMALVHTRDQAAGTGTTNNGRYSNAAVDALIAQIGIETDKEKRTRLIYDAMKLAKDDYSHIPVHQQALAWAVRDSVAFIPQPPDDSPMPRYIRMK; this comes from the coding sequence ATGCGACGACGATTTTTGCTGGCGGCGGCCGCCACGGCCCTGGTTCTGGCCGGTGCCGCCGACGCCAAGACCTTCCGCTTCTCGACATCGGGTGACGTGAACGGGCTCGATCCGCACCTGAACAACGAAACCCCGACCAACGCGATGAAGCACAACCTCTATGAGGGGTTGGTCTATCGCAACCACAAGTTGGAGGTCGAGCCGGCGCTGGCGACGGAATGGAGCCAGACCGGCCCCACCACCTGGCGCTTCAAGCTGCGCCAGGGCGTCACCTTCCATGACGGCACGCCGTTCAAGGCCGACGACGTCATCTTCTCGATCGCGCGCGCCGGCGCCACCACCAGCGCCATGCGCATCTTCACCCAGACCATCAAGGAAGTGCGCAAGGTCGACGACCACACCATCGACATCGAGACCAAGGTTCCCGACCCGATCCTGCTGTCGAGCCTGGGCTACCTCTGGATCATGTCGAAGGACTGGTCCGAGAAGAACGGCACCGCCACCCCGGTCCAGGGGATCGTCGGCAACGAGAGTTACGCCAACGTCCACGCCAACGGCACCGGCCCCTTCAAGGTCATCGACCGGGTGCCGGACACGCGCACCGTCCTGGTGCCCTTCGACAAATGGTGGGGCAAGCCCGAGCATAACCTGACCCGGGTCGAGTTCCGGCCGATCGCCAACGCCGCCACCCGGGTGGCCGCCCTGCTCTCGGGCGAGCTCGACATGATGTACCCGGTGCCGCTCCAGGACGTGCCGCGGCTGAAGCGCACCGGCGGCGTGAAGGTGCTCGAAGGGCCGGAACTGCGCACGATCTATATCGGCATGGACCAGTTCCGCGACGAGCTGCTGGACATGCCGGGCAGCGGCAAGAACCCATTCAAGGACCGCCGCGTTCGCCAGGCCTTCTACCAGGCGATCGACGTGCAGGCGATCCACAAGGTCGTCATGCGCGGCGCCTCGACGCCGACCGGCCTGCTGATCGCCCCCGGCATCAACGGCTTCTCCAAGGAGCTGAACGAGCGCTTCCCGTTCGATCCCGAGGGCGCCAAGAAGCTGCTGGCCGACGCTGGCTATCCCTCCGGCTTCACCGTCACGATGGACTGCTCGAACGACCGCTACGTCAACGACGAGCAGATCTGCCAGGCGATCGCCCCCATGCTGGCCCGCATCGGCGTGACGCTGAAGCTGAACATCCAGACCAAGTCGAAATACTTCGACAAGATCGGCGTGCGCGCCGGCTTCAACACCAGCTTCTTCCTGCATGGCTGGACGCCCGGCACCTATGACGCCCACAACGGGCTGATGGCGCTGGTCCACACCCGCGACCAGGCGGCCGGCACCGGCACCACCAACAACGGCCGCTACTCGAACGCCGCGGTCGACGCGCTGATCGCCCAGATCGGCATCGAGACGGACAAGGAGAAGCGCACCCGGCTCATCTACGACGCGATGAAGCTGGCCAAGGACGACTACAGCCACATCCCGGTCCACCAGCAGGCGCTGGCCTGGGCGGTGCGCGACAGCGTCGCCTTCATCCCGCAGCCGCCGGACGACAGCCCGATGCCGCGCTACATCCGCATGAAGTAG